The following proteins are encoded in a genomic region of Cystobacter fuscus DSM 2262:
- the grxC gene encoding glutaredoxin 3, which yields MSHVKIYTKSTCPYSKRAKQLLDAKGVRYEEKVIDLDPSLRGEMIAATTGKTTTPQVFIAGRHIGGSDELLELENSGELDVLLTDSSAQPSA from the coding sequence ATGAGCCACGTCAAGATCTACACGAAGTCCACCTGCCCCTATTCGAAGCGGGCCAAGCAGCTCCTCGACGCGAAGGGCGTGCGGTACGAGGAGAAGGTCATCGACCTCGACCCCTCCCTGCGGGGCGAGATGATCGCCGCCACGACGGGGAAGACGACCACGCCACAGGTCTTCATCGCGGGCCGTCACATCGGAGGCAGCGACGAACTGCTGGAGCTGGAGAACTCGGGCGAGCTCGATGTGCTGCTCACGGATTCGAGCGCCCAACCGAGCGCTTGA